The Flavobacterium jumunjinense genome includes a region encoding these proteins:
- a CDS encoding DUF1599 domain-containing protein, with protein sequence MKNTSQQYDSIIRICRDLFTKKTKDYGTAWRILRLPSLTDQVFIKAQRIRSLQENEVRKIDEDETSEFIGIINYCVMALVQIEKGIATQPDLDFDEAVKLYDEKVQLTKKLMEDKNHDYGEAWRDMRVSSLTDLILQKLLRVKQIEDNKGKTLVSEGIDANYQDMINYSVFALIHLGKSE encoded by the coding sequence ATGAAGAATACGTCACAACAATATGATTCGATAATAAGAATATGTCGCGATTTGTTTACTAAAAAAACAAAAGACTATGGCACAGCATGGAGAATTTTACGCTTGCCTTCATTAACCGATCAAGTTTTTATTAAAGCACAACGTATTCGAAGTCTACAAGAAAATGAAGTGCGAAAAATTGATGAAGACGAAACTTCAGAGTTTATTGGTATCATTAATTATTGTGTTATGGCACTTGTACAAATTGAAAAAGGGATTGCAACACAACCCGATTTAGATTTTGATGAAGCCGTAAAATTATATGATGAGAAAGTTCAATTAACTAAAAAGTTAATGGAAGACAAAAATCATGATTATGGTGAAGCTTGGAGAGATATGAGAGTGAGTAGTTTAACCGATTTAATATTACAAAAGTTATTACGAGTTAAACAAATTGAAGATAACAAAGGTAAAACATTAGTTTCTGAAGGAATAGATGCCAATTATCAAGATATGATTAATTATTCTGTTTTTGCGCTAATCCATTTAGGAAAATCTGAATAA
- a CDS encoding helix-turn-helix domain-containing protein, which yields MELPRYFINHTEHLPDVYIKKYESKTNSTREKISLTHHLISFIIEGKKELIHNNTSQSVPEKHYILAKSGNCLMTERCSTNEKYSSFLIFISDSFLDRLSNKYNTKIDFSKEYNYSNAFITLTFDDFIKYYLESFQEIISKKETSKEIIEFKTEELLLYLANNKKINLYQLFQVQKNRQFKNSIENNIFSELKLEEIAFLCHMSLSTFKRTFFKIYNTTPSRWIQEQKLEKSAYSLRYENKNPTEIYYEYGYKSLSSFTQSFKKKYGVTPKKYKTR from the coding sequence TTGGAATTACCTCGTTATTTTATAAATCATACAGAACATTTACCAGATGTTTATATTAAAAAATATGAAAGCAAAACAAACTCTACAAGAGAGAAAATTTCTTTAACACATCATTTAATTAGTTTTATTATTGAAGGAAAAAAAGAATTAATTCATAACAACACTTCACAATCAGTTCCCGAAAAACACTATATTTTAGCAAAATCTGGTAACTGTTTAATGACAGAACGTTGCTCAACAAATGAAAAATACAGTAGTTTTCTAATTTTCATCAGTGATTCTTTCCTAGATAGATTATCAAATAAGTACAATACTAAGATTGATTTTTCAAAGGAATACAATTATTCAAATGCTTTTATTACTTTAACATTTGATGATTTTATAAAGTATTATCTCGAATCATTTCAAGAAATTATTTCAAAAAAGGAAACATCAAAGGAGATTATCGAATTTAAAACGGAAGAGCTACTACTCTACTTAGCAAATAATAAAAAGATAAATCTCTATCAATTATTTCAAGTTCAGAAAAATCGTCAATTCAAAAATAGTATAGAAAACAATATCTTTTCCGAATTAAAACTGGAAGAAATTGCCTTTCTGTGTCACATGAGTCTGTCTACATTTAAAAGAACATTTTTTAAAATATACAACACTACTCCTAGTAGATGGATTCAAGAACAAAAACTTGAAAAATCTGCCTATTCATTAAGATATGAAAACAAAAATCCGACTGAGATTTATTATGAATACGGTTATAAAAGCTTATCGAGTTTTACACAATCATTCAAAAAAAAATATGGTGTTACTCCTAAAAAATACAAAACAAGATAG
- a CDS encoding Rossmann-fold NAD(P)-binding domain-containing protein, which produces MNKGSDWDMPAPDGIAKIILDKVEAGELDIVPDEMGLGMFNAWKEEPSKLAEMFSNMYHAE; this is translated from the coding sequence ATGAACAAAGGAAGCGATTGGGATATGCCAGCACCAGACGGAATTGCAAAAATAATTTTAGATAAAGTAGAAGCAGGAGAATTGGATATTGTACCCGATGAAATGGGGCTTGGAATGTTCAACGCTTGGAAAGAAGAACCTTCAAAATTGGCTGAAATGTTTTCTAATATGTATCACGCAGAATGA
- the folP gene encoding dihydropteroate synthase, whose protein sequence is MLINCKGNLIDLKNPKVMGILNTTPDSFFDGGKFNDEKKILNQVEKMLQDGATFIDVGAYSSKPGAEFVTEEQELSRLLPVLELILKHFPNIYLSIDTFRSNVAKRAVENGAAMINDISAGLLDDKMIETVAQLQVPYVMMHMKGNPQNMQSLANYDDIVKEMVFYFSERINTARRFGLNDIIIDPGFGFAKTLEHNYEVMRKMDYFSILELPLLIGVSRKSMIYKLLESTPQESLNGTTVLNTIALQRGASILRVHDVKEAMECVKINDQLNTFN, encoded by the coding sequence ATGCTAATTAACTGTAAAGGAAATTTAATTGATTTGAAAAATCCTAAAGTAATGGGGATTTTGAATACTACTCCAGATTCTTTTTTTGATGGAGGAAAATTTAATGATGAGAAGAAGATTCTTAATCAAGTTGAAAAAATGCTTCAAGATGGAGCAACTTTTATAGATGTTGGTGCTTATTCTTCTAAGCCAGGAGCCGAATTTGTTACAGAAGAACAAGAGTTGTCACGCTTATTGCCTGTTTTAGAATTGATTTTAAAACACTTTCCTAATATTTATCTGTCTATCGATACTTTTCGTAGTAATGTTGCTAAAAGAGCTGTAGAAAATGGTGCAGCAATGATTAATGATATTTCCGCAGGTTTATTAGATGATAAAATGATTGAAACTGTGGCACAATTGCAAGTTCCGTATGTTATGATGCACATGAAAGGAAATCCACAAAACATGCAATCTTTAGCTAATTATGATGATATTGTAAAAGAGATGGTATTTTATTTTTCTGAACGAATTAATACTGCAAGACGTTTTGGATTAAATGATATTATTATTGATCCAGGATTCGGATTTGCAAAGACTTTGGAACACAATTATGAAGTAATGCGAAAAATGGATTATTTCTCTATTTTAGAGTTACCTCTTTTGATAGGTGTTTCTAGAAAGTCAATGATATATAAGCTATTAGAAAGTACACCTCAAGAATCTTTAAACGGAACAACAGTTTTAAATACAATAGCTTTGCAAAGAGGAGCTTCTATTTTAAGAGTACATGATGTTAAAGAAGCAATGGAATGTGTAAAAATAAATGATCAACTTAATACTTTTAACTAA
- a CDS encoding YbhB/YbcL family Raf kinase inhibitor-like protein, with the protein MKKNHFLSTVLLLTFQLFYSQTFTLKSNDLGGQSTKKQEFNGFGCEGENTSPQLNWENAPTGTKSFAITMYDPDAPTGSGFWHWIVFNIPNNINEIVTNAGNINSNLMPKGAIQSTTDYGIKGFGGPCPPKEHGIHQYIITIYALKTDKLQLDANTNPAIVGFYLWQNTIEKASIVTYYKRN; encoded by the coding sequence ATGAAAAAAAATCATTTTTTATCAACTGTACTATTATTAACTTTTCAATTATTCTACAGTCAGACATTTACTTTAAAAAGTAACGATTTGGGAGGACAATCTACAAAAAAACAAGAGTTTAATGGCTTTGGATGCGAAGGAGAAAACACTTCTCCACAATTAAATTGGGAAAATGCTCCAACAGGAACTAAAAGTTTTGCTATAACTATGTATGATCCTGATGCTCCAACAGGAAGCGGGTTTTGGCATTGGATCGTTTTTAATATCCCAAACAACATTAATGAGATTGTTACAAATGCAGGTAACATTAATTCGAACTTAATGCCTAAAGGAGCCATTCAAAGTACTACCGATTACGGAATTAAAGGTTTTGGCGGTCCATGTCCTCCTAAGGAACATGGAATTCATCAATATATAATTACAATTTATGCGCTAAAAACAGATAAATTACAATTAGATGCAAACACCAATCCTGCAATAGTTGGTTTCTATTTATGGCAAAATACTATCGAAAAGGCATCTATAGTTACCTATTACAAACGAAATTAA
- the rlmH gene encoding 23S rRNA (pseudouridine(1915)-N(3))-methyltransferase RlmH, with translation MNIKLLTIGKTDNRDLQSLIDEYTKRLSFYVKFDMEIIPDIKNVKNLSEAQQKEKEGELILSKITPNDHLILLDENGKTFNSVGFSDFLQKKMNAGIKTLVFVIGGPYGFSDSVYKQAVGKVSLSEMTFSHQMVRLFIIEQIYRGFTILRNEPYHHQ, from the coding sequence ATGAATATCAAATTATTAACTATAGGAAAAACGGATAATAGAGACCTTCAATCATTAATTGATGAGTATACTAAACGTTTAAGCTTTTATGTGAAGTTTGATATGGAAATTATTCCAGACATTAAAAATGTTAAGAATTTAAGTGAAGCACAACAAAAGGAAAAAGAAGGAGAATTGATTCTCTCTAAAATAACTCCAAATGATCATTTAATACTATTAGATGAAAATGGAAAAACTTTTAACAGTGTTGGCTTTTCTGATTTTTTACAAAAAAAAATGAATGCAGGTATAAAAACCTTAGTTTTTGTAATTGGTGGTCCTTATGGTTTTAGTGATTCTGTATACAAGCAAGCAGTAGGAAAAGTTTCACTTTCCGAAATGACCTTTTCACATCAAATGGTTCGATTGTTTATCATTGAGCAGATATACAGAGGCTTTACAATACTAAGAAACGAGCCATATCACCATCAGTAA
- a CDS encoding ExbD/TolR family protein, with the protein MKKLLLLFSIVLFASCKKEDVQLPQTNASVTTELTDHSAVYMFFRAEENDTLVEVNTKNSISTTNWVFNIDKRLSLDLIIPEIKQLQAKKKQSSHTKEGAINVYSYADSIKKTLAFLPFTDVQYKYDDQFSKFFIKEHSDLYATYNNLTINFNKDNAITVDGNDVPREELVDFIKDFANFMSDGKMTIIHLNFDKRLTYGEYIQNKILAWQLTTDIIQLSSYEFVYDTERIPDCNCKL; encoded by the coding sequence ATGAAAAAACTATTACTATTATTTAGTATTGTTCTTTTTGCTTCTTGCAAGAAAGAAGATGTGCAATTGCCACAAACAAATGCTTCTGTAACAACAGAACTAACAGATCATTCTGCAGTTTATATGTTTTTTAGAGCCGAAGAAAATGATACTTTGGTAGAGGTGAATACTAAAAATTCGATAAGTACAACAAATTGGGTTTTTAATATTGATAAGCGACTTTCTTTGGATTTAATTATTCCAGAAATTAAGCAATTGCAAGCTAAGAAAAAACAATCTTCACATACAAAAGAAGGTGCAATTAATGTGTATTCTTATGCAGATAGTATTAAGAAAACCTTAGCTTTTTTACCTTTTACAGATGTGCAATATAAATATGATGATCAATTTTCTAAATTTTTTATCAAGGAACATTCAGATTTATATGCTACATATAATAACTTAACAATCAATTTTAATAAAGATAATGCTATTACTGTTGATGGAAATGATGTTCCAAGAGAAGAATTAGTCGATTTCATTAAAGATTTTGCAAACTTTATGAGCGATGGAAAAATGACTATTATTCATTTAAATTTTGATAAAAGATTAACGTATGGTGAGTATATCCAAAACAAAATATTGGCATGGCAATTAACTACAGATATTATTCAGTTATCATCTTATGAATTTGTCTATGATACGGAACGAATTCCTGATTGTAATTGCAAACTATAG
- a CDS encoding cysteine desulfurase family protein, with the protein MKKIYLDNAATTALREEVITEMMHFLRDNFGNPSSSHSFGRTAKTVLESARKNIAKQVNALASEIIFTSSATEATNWVLRSAVKDLGVKRIITSKIEHHATLHTALVLEREYNISVEYVPVLSDGRMDIDKLEQFLEQDIPTIVSLMHVNNETGEILDLNRVVKLCKENNALIHCDMVQSTGKMIFDLQELKVDFMVASAHKFHGPKGVGFVFIRKNTILQPIIYGGEQEKGFRAGTEAVHQIVGMSKALELSYLHLEKEEKYISDLKVYCISQLKIAFPEVKIIGNTTLYNIMNVILPLESSKIGMLLFSLDIKGIAVSRGSACQSGSSKPSHVLGEFLTVEDQQKPNVRISFSHFNTKEDVDGLVQALKEL; encoded by the coding sequence ATGAAAAAAATATATTTAGATAACGCAGCAACTACAGCTTTAAGAGAAGAAGTTATTACTGAAATGATGCATTTTTTGCGTGATAATTTTGGAAATCCATCTTCATCTCATAGTTTTGGTAGAACTGCAAAAACTGTATTAGAGTCTGCAAGAAAAAATATTGCAAAACAAGTAAACGCACTTGCTTCGGAGATAATTTTCACATCAAGTGCAACTGAAGCTACTAATTGGGTTTTGAGAAGTGCTGTTAAGGATTTAGGTGTTAAACGAATAATTACTTCGAAGATAGAACATCATGCCACTTTGCATACAGCGTTAGTTCTTGAAAGAGAATATAATATTAGTGTTGAGTATGTTCCTGTTTTATCAGATGGTAGAATGGATATTGATAAATTAGAACAATTTTTAGAACAAGATATTCCTACTATAGTTTCTTTAATGCATGTTAATAATGAAACTGGTGAGATTTTAGACTTGAATAGGGTAGTGAAGTTGTGTAAAGAAAATAATGCACTTATTCATTGTGATATGGTTCAATCTACTGGGAAAATGATTTTCGATTTGCAAGAATTGAAGGTAGATTTCATGGTAGCTAGTGCACATAAATTTCACGGACCAAAAGGAGTAGGTTTTGTTTTTATTAGAAAAAATACAATTCTGCAACCTATTATATATGGTGGAGAACAAGAAAAAGGTTTTAGAGCAGGAACAGAAGCTGTCCATCAAATAGTAGGAATGTCTAAGGCATTAGAGCTTTCTTATCTTCATTTGGAGAAAGAAGAAAAGTATATTAGTGATTTAAAAGTATATTGTATTTCACAATTAAAAATAGCTTTTCCTGAAGTGAAAATAATAGGAAACACTACTCTTTATAATATTATGAATGTTATTTTGCCTTTAGAGAGTAGTAAAATTGGAATGCTATTATTTTCTTTAGATATTAAAGGAATAGCTGTTTCTCGTGGAAGTGCTTGCCAAAGTGGAAGTAGTAAACCATCTCATGTTTTAGGTGAGTTTTTAACTGTAGAAGACCAACAAAAACCAAATGTTAGAATTTCGTTTAGTCATTTTAATACAAAAGAAGATGTTGATGGTTTAGTTCAGGCTTTGAAAGAACTTTAA
- a CDS encoding BT_3928 family protein, protein MKNIITQFSRAFVGLLFIISGLIKLNDPMGFSYKLEEYFNANVLNMEFLIPYALIIACFVVIFEVVLGIMLLIGFKPKFTVWSLFAMIVFFTFLTGYTYLTGYIPKGESFFHFSSWQSFNPNNMKVTDCGCFGDALKLTPFESFNKDLILLIFILILFFNQKLINPLLGKTPMNLIVFAVYSLCLFMAFYVLQHLPLVDFRAYKVGTDIRKGMEIPEGAQKSVYEMVFIYKVNGVETEIPYDDVMANKVPEGAEFIDRKDKLITQGYVTPIHDFAIEKDGSDYTDSVLDEPKAILFITYDLKKSKKKGMKKLEELHKKALEKGYLVIGMTGSDTETIEQFKSEYELTFDYYLCDPTTLKTIERANPSIVVLEKGVITQKVHFNDIDKVNLK, encoded by the coding sequence ATGAAAAATATAATTACACAATTTTCACGAGCATTCGTTGGTCTATTATTTATCATTTCAGGATTAATTAAGCTGAATGATCCAATGGGATTTTCTTATAAATTAGAAGAGTACTTCAATGCAAATGTTTTAAATATGGAATTTTTAATTCCATATGCGCTAATTATTGCCTGTTTTGTAGTCATTTTTGAGGTTGTATTGGGTATAATGTTACTTATTGGTTTTAAACCTAAGTTTACCGTTTGGAGTTTATTTGCTATGATTGTTTTCTTTACTTTTTTAACAGGTTACACATATTTAACAGGTTATATACCTAAAGGAGAAAGTTTTTTTCATTTTTCAAGCTGGCAAAGTTTCAATCCAAACAATATGAAAGTAACTGATTGTGGTTGTTTTGGAGATGCATTAAAACTTACACCTTTTGAATCGTTCAATAAGGATTTAATATTATTAATATTCATTTTAATTCTATTTTTTAACCAAAAACTAATCAATCCTTTACTTGGAAAAACACCAATGAACTTAATTGTTTTTGCAGTATATTCTCTTTGTTTGTTTATGGCTTTTTATGTATTACAACATTTGCCTTTAGTCGATTTTAGAGCATATAAGGTAGGAACTGATATTAGAAAAGGAATGGAAATACCAGAAGGAGCGCAAAAAAGTGTTTATGAAATGGTATTTATCTATAAAGTTAATGGTGTTGAAACCGAAATTCCTTACGATGATGTAATGGCAAATAAGGTTCCAGAGGGTGCAGAATTTATTGATAGAAAAGACAAATTAATCACACAAGGATATGTAACACCAATTCATGATTTCGCTATAGAGAAAGATGGCTCCGATTATACAGATAGCGTTTTGGATGAACCTAAAGCTATACTATTCATAACGTACGATTTGAAAAAATCGAAGAAAAAAGGAATGAAGAAATTAGAAGAGTTGCATAAAAAAGCGCTTGAAAAAGGATATTTAGTTATTGGAATGACTGGTTCTGATACAGAAACTATAGAACAATTCAAAAGTGAATACGAACTTACATTTGATTATTATCTTTGCGACCCAACTACTTTAAAAACAATAGAAAGAGCTAATCCTAGCATAGTTGTTTTAGAAAAAGGTGTAATTACTCAAAAAGTACATTTTAACGATATTGATAAAGTTAATTTAAAATAA